A genomic segment from Acidobacteriota bacterium encodes:
- a CDS encoding oligosaccharide flippase family protein: MTPGVRRAVAAGTVTLLSARLVVAGLAMIFIAVSTRLLSLREMAVFAVYSSLCVTQSMICSLGLLTMCTRELPALMGQQDLDGASRLLRTSLLINASVSAVVAVILFAASRPISLLFLKDDAFVPEIRIVAAGVFLWNIFEANQVLQVALQRFRTYGRANVLCAIAQRGASLALFFLMAPSGRGLAGYLLGYAAGTLAGIAVTFASIRDLLARPSGRQSIGPLLRYSVPFYADGYLRYLYTQADQLLVGVFLSPEVFSLYFVAKRFIQYYQQMIASSIDPVLAKVAELRSRGGEAVSRSLRAASRYFILVFLPFSVASAALSGFYLQLAGGDRYRPATLVLALLSLSVAPYAAFNLVTGYVYVLGAPLDRLKHNLVAGLTQLAIMTSLLGAGAAAGAPPITAAAAIAVARVVSLLVGLAYAHRQLSRYLAPAYDVEALAPTFAGSAVLAAAILVPRVFGAPIFSAPIGAAVGAGLFILIVRPAVRDDDLALLGDLLRGRFRPAERLARRVFRRPAAG; encoded by the coding sequence TTGACCCCCGGCGTGCGTCGCGCGGTGGCCGCCGGCACGGTCACACTCCTGTCCGCGCGCCTCGTCGTCGCCGGGCTGGCGATGATCTTCATCGCCGTCAGCACGCGGCTCCTCTCGCTCCGCGAGATGGCGGTCTTCGCCGTCTACAGCTCGCTCTGCGTCACTCAGTCGATGATCTGCTCGCTCGGGCTGCTGACCATGTGCACACGTGAGCTCCCGGCCCTGATGGGCCAGCAGGATCTGGACGGCGCGTCGCGCCTGCTCCGGACCTCGCTCCTCATCAACGCGTCCGTGTCCGCGGTCGTCGCGGTGATTCTCTTCGCGGCCTCCCGCCCGATCAGCCTTCTCTTCCTGAAGGACGACGCCTTCGTGCCGGAGATCCGCATCGTCGCCGCGGGGGTCTTCCTCTGGAACATCTTCGAGGCCAACCAGGTGCTGCAGGTCGCCCTCCAGCGGTTCCGGACCTACGGAAGGGCGAACGTGCTCTGCGCGATCGCGCAGCGCGGAGCTTCCCTGGCGCTCTTCTTCCTGATGGCTCCTTCCGGGAGGGGGCTCGCCGGATACCTTCTCGGGTACGCCGCGGGGACGCTCGCCGGCATCGCGGTCACGTTCGCGTCGATCCGCGATCTCCTCGCCCGCCCGAGCGGCCGGCAGTCGATCGGCCCCCTGCTCCGCTACTCCGTCCCGTTCTACGCCGACGGGTACCTCAGGTACCTCTACACCCAGGCCGATCAGCTTCTGGTCGGCGTCTTCCTGTCGCCCGAGGTCTTCTCGCTGTACTTCGTGGCGAAGCGCTTCATCCAGTACTACCAGCAGATGATCGCCTCGTCGATCGACCCGGTCCTCGCGAAGGTGGCCGAGCTTCGATCCCGAGGGGGGGAGGCCGTCTCGCGCTCGCTCCGGGCCGCGTCCCGCTACTTCATCCTGGTCTTCCTGCCGTTTTCCGTGGCGTCGGCGGCCCTCAGCGGATTCTACCTGCAGCTCGCCGGCGGAGATCGGTATCGACCGGCGACGCTCGTCCTCGCGCTGCTGTCGCTCTCCGTCGCCCCTTACGCGGCCTTCAATCTCGTCACCGGGTACGTGTACGTCCTGGGGGCGCCCCTCGACAGGCTGAAGCACAATCTGGTCGCGGGGCTCACCCAGCTGGCGATCATGACCTCGCTCCTCGGCGCGGGCGCGGCGGCGGGGGCGCCGCCCATCACCGCGGCGGCGGCGATCGCGGTGGCGAGGGTCGTCTCGCTCCTCGTCGGGCTCGCGTACGCTCACCGCCAGCTCTCGCGGTACCTCGCGCCGGCCTACGACGTCGAGGCGCTGGCGCCCACCTTCGCCGGGTCGGCCGTTCTCGCGGCGGCAATCCTCGTCCCACGGGTCTTCGGCGCGCCGATTTTCTCCGCGCCGATCGGCGCCGCGGTGGGCGCGGGGCTCTTCATCCTGATCGTCAGGCCCGCGGTTCGAGACGACGATCTGGCCCTTCTCGGAGACCTCCTCCGCGGGCGCTTTCGTCCCGCCGAGCGGCTCGCGCGCCGGGTGTTCCGCCGGCCCGCCGCGGGATGA